The Amylolactobacillus amylophilus DSM 20533 = JCM 1125 genome contains a region encoding:
- a CDS encoding DNA cytosine methyltransferase, with protein MPNNYFNLNYNTVDTRKIEVDETTKPLNVVSLFSGAGGMDLGFRGGFEYLGEEYDKNPFNIVFANDIFQQAADVYEANFGHEVERRSIADLDMKKDMPDVDVDIVLGGFPCQTFSYSGKRAGLSDERGQLYLQMIRVIDHYKPKMFIAENVDGIRNSRKNIEGEDVDKSALSVILDDFEKHGYDVQYRVLTAADYGVPQMRRRVIIMGIRKDLGSVDNEFYPQQIFDETGELTGRPWRTSKDGIDDLWDKVNNPNIPNHTLKDISRAKFYPGKKMQGNNRIAENRPAPTIRAEHHGNIEAHYRTTVEDATDMSGWRRLSVRECARLQSFPDSFNFVTSASSAYKAVGNAVPPVMAWHIARSVFFTLKQLEQIEFEKK; from the coding sequence ATGCCAAATAATTACTTTAACCTTAATTATAATACGGTTGACACAAGAAAAATAGAGGTTGATGAGACAACCAAACCACTGAATGTTGTTAGCTTATTCTCTGGAGCTGGAGGTATGGATTTGGGTTTCCGAGGAGGCTTTGAGTATCTCGGAGAAGAATATGACAAGAATCCATTTAACATTGTTTTTGCTAATGATATTTTTCAACAGGCGGCGGATGTCTATGAAGCAAACTTTGGACATGAAGTTGAGCGTCGAAGCATTGCTGATTTAGATATGAAAAAGGATATGCCCGATGTTGATGTAGATATTGTATTAGGAGGGTTTCCCTGCCAAACATTTTCATATTCAGGGAAAAGGGCAGGCTTAAGTGATGAGAGAGGTCAACTCTATCTTCAAATGATCAGGGTAATCGACCATTATAAGCCAAAGATGTTTATTGCTGAAAATGTAGACGGAATTAGAAATTCTAGAAAAAATATAGAAGGGGAAGATGTTGATAAGTCAGCACTGAGCGTCATTCTTGATGATTTTGAAAAGCACGGATATGATGTTCAGTATCGAGTGTTAACAGCGGCCGACTATGGTGTTCCACAAATGAGAAGACGTGTTATTATCATGGGGATTCGCAAAGACTTGGGAAGTGTAGATAATGAATTCTACCCACAACAAATATTTGATGAAACTGGCGAATTAACTGGTCGACCTTGGAGAACTTCAAAAGACGGAATTGATGATTTGTGGGATAAGGTAAATAATCCCAATATTCCTAACCATACACTTAAAGATATTTCCAGAGCAAAATTCTATCCTGGTAAGAAGATGCAAGGTAATAATAGAATAGCTGAAAATCGCCCAGCACCAACTATTCGGGCCGAACATCATGGAAATATTGAAGCACATTATCGTACAACAGTAGAAGATGCAACAGATATGAGCGGTTGGCGCAGACTAAGTGTTCGAGAATGTGCTCGTTTGCAGTCATTCCCTGATTCATTTAATTTTGTTACAAGTGCATCTTCAGCATACAAAGCTGTAGGTAACGCAGTTCCTCCAGTAATGGCTTGGCACATTGCACGTAGCGTATTCTTCACTTTAAAACAGTTGGAACAAATCGAATTTGAAAAAAAATAA
- a CDS encoding AAA family ATPase, translated as MLAATSPLLEKSIVSSSNSTFAEFVKRYQTNDWVRHGHEHFKSTDGQCPYCQQALPDDFEEQISSIFDDQYQSDLNAVKNFKTQYQHGLSTMIGILDSNALTSYSKLDLTEYKDKLELLKSLANDNLIKINDKIKEPSSTVTLTDTDSIIDEINGLITSSNQQIKNNNEIVAGKTAKKKECTIKIWELIYATLKPQVDAYHENMATFDAEINSFNEELTGIVAQGNKVKAKLAELNKQSINTTDAVDSMNALLRDSGFQGFSIRPKEGVTNVYEVVRHNGQVAENLSEGERNFISFLYFYQLVHGSQKDDGTREDKIVVIDDPVSSMDSGALFIVSALVRGMVDICRNNGSLNRQNSISQDNYIKQIFILTHNTYFHNEVTSNMTRYWDSVSFFLISKVDNNSHVKLYYREETDLQGKSKAYNVDPVQNGYHALWAELRDLSKLQNVSSVSVTHVIHQILDHYFIQMCCYDGNSIRDKILVENKHKFQIVDADGNDAVDERYYLIQSMLSYLAATKNTIVDGHFIDEAMDAQTCLRAFKEIFEIMEQDQHYAMMMGNE; from the coding sequence ATGTTGGCCGCCACATCACCTTTACTTGAAAAATCAATTGTCAGTAGCAGTAACTCTACTTTTGCTGAATTTGTGAAGAGATATCAAACAAACGACTGGGTTCGACACGGACATGAGCACTTTAAGAGCACTGATGGTCAATGCCCGTATTGCCAGCAAGCACTTCCAGATGATTTTGAAGAACAAATCTCATCCATATTTGATGACCAGTACCAATCTGACTTGAATGCCGTGAAGAATTTCAAGACTCAATATCAACATGGTCTTTCAACAATGATTGGTATTTTGGATTCAAATGCTTTAACGAGTTATTCGAAACTAGACCTTACTGAATATAAGGACAAGCTAGAACTTCTTAAATCCTTAGCCAATGACAATCTCATCAAAATTAATGACAAGATTAAAGAGCCTAGCTCGACCGTCACTTTAACTGATACTGATTCAATCATTGATGAAATTAACGGTCTGATAACAAGCTCCAACCAACAAATCAAGAATAACAATGAGATTGTTGCTGGGAAGACTGCCAAGAAAAAAGAGTGCACCATAAAAATTTGGGAATTGATTTATGCCACTCTCAAGCCACAGGTCGATGCCTACCATGAGAACATGGCAACATTTGATGCAGAGATTAATTCTTTCAACGAGGAATTAACTGGAATCGTTGCTCAAGGGAACAAAGTCAAAGCAAAACTTGCTGAACTCAACAAGCAAAGTATTAACACGACTGATGCAGTAGATAGCATGAATGCCTTGCTCCGTGATTCTGGCTTTCAAGGCTTCTCAATCCGACCAAAAGAAGGCGTCACAAACGTTTATGAGGTTGTCCGCCATAATGGACAAGTCGCTGAAAACCTTAGCGAAGGCGAGCGAAATTTCATTTCCTTCCTCTACTTCTACCAGTTAGTTCATGGTAGCCAGAAGGATGATGGCACAAGGGAAGATAAAATTGTCGTGATTGATGACCCGGTTTCAAGTATGGACAGTGGTGCATTATTCATCGTCAGCGCTCTGGTTCGTGGTATGGTAGATATTTGCCGGAATAATGGTAGCCTTAACAGGCAGAACAGCATATCTCAAGACAATTACATCAAACAGATTTTTATCTTGACCCATAATACCTACTTCCACAATGAAGTCACTAGCAACATGACAAGATACTGGGATTCCGTATCCTTCTTCCTTATCAGTAAAGTTGACAATAATTCTCACGTCAAACTCTACTATCGAGAAGAAACTGACCTGCAAGGAAAATCAAAAGCTTACAATGTTGACCCTGTTCAAAATGGCTACCACGCCTTGTGGGCTGAATTGAGGGATTTGAGCAAATTGCAAAATGTTTCATCTGTCTCAGTCACACACGTCATCCACCAGATACTGGACCATTACTTCATCCAGATGTGCTGTTACGATGGAAACTCCATTCGGGATAAGATTTTGGTTGAGAATAAACACAAATTCCAAATTGTGGATGCTGATGGCAATGATGCGGTTGACGAACGATACTATCTGATTCAATCAATGTTGTCATATCTAGCAGCCACAAAGAACACCATCGTTGATGGGCACTTTATCGATGAAGCAATGGATGCACAAACTTGCCTACGAGCATTTAAAGAAATCTTCGAAATCATGGAACAAGATCAGCACTATGCCATGATGATGGGAAATGAATAG